TCGTGCAACCCGGAGTGTTATCTTTCGGGTAAAAATACATGACCAGCACGTGGCCGAGATGCGAGGTATTCGAGACTTTCAGGCCACCCGTGGCGTTGGCGTCGAATTCAGGAATGGGTTTGTTGACAACGATCGCCATGAATCTTGTTTTCTCCGTTGGTTTCCATTGGATCGGGCGCTTTGAGGCACACTCGACGAAATGGAGGATTGGTCGTTGCTAACTGAGGGCAGCAGGCCTGTTCGCAACCCGGTATTTTACCCCGAAAACCTCCCCCTCAGCCAACCTGGGGTGGTTCGACCAGCAGGGCGGCGATCACGTGGCGGCCTTCGCCGGCCAGGATGTTGTAGGTGCGGCAGGCTGCCGGGGTGTCCATGGTCTCCACACCGGTGCGCTTGGCCATGAGGGGCTGGAGCCACGCCGCTTGCGGAAAGCGGATGCGGGTCCCGCTGCCGAAAATGATCAGTTCCGCGCCCAGCGACGCCAGCTGGGCGAAATGCTCGGGCCCCAGCTGGTCGAAACGGGTGCAGTCCCACGCAAAGCGTTCGCCGCGCGAGCCCACCACCACGCTGCCCTCGACCTTTTCGTTGTTGATCGCGACCCAGCCGGGGCCGTGGGCGGTAAGGGACTGGACGTCGGATTTGTCGGGCTGGAGCTTCATCGGGGCACTGGGAACTGTGGTCAAATTATAGGTTTTCCCCAGTGACACGAGGCCCTCCAGGGCCTTTCGACATCGAGTAACCCGCGCCCGGGAGGGCCCTTTGAAGCAGTTCAAGAAATCGGCCAAGCTGGCCAACGTGCTCTACGACATCCGCGGCCCCATCATGGAGGCCGCCCAGCGGATGGAGGAAGAGGGCCAGAAGATCATCAAGCTCAACATCGGCAACCTCGCGGTGTTCGGCTTCGATGCGCCAGAGGAAGTCCAGCAGGACATGATCCGCAACCTGCCGGGCTCGGCGGGCTACTCGGACAGCAAGGGCATCTTCGCGGCGCGCAAGGCCGTGATGCACGAGACGCAGAAGCAGGGGATTGCCGGCGTCACGCTCGACGACATCTACCTGGGCAACGGCGC
The Variovorax sp. OAS795 genome window above contains:
- a CDS encoding Mth938-like domain-containing protein, producing MKLQPDKSDVQSLTAHGPGWVAINNEKVEGSVVVGSRGERFAWDCTRFDQLGPEHFAQLASLGAELIIFGSGTRIRFPQAAWLQPLMAKRTGVETMDTPAACRTYNILAGEGRHVIAALLVEPPQVG